One Oscillospiraceae bacterium genomic window carries:
- the fusA gene encoding elongation factor G, whose translation MKDYTTEAIRNIALVAHGGTGKTNLAEAMLYNAKLIDRQGKVSDGNTVMDFDQEEIKRKISINTSLASFEWNDCKINIIDTPGYFDFVGEMIEGTSVADGVVIMVSGKSGVQVGTEKAWAVAEKNNIPKIIFVNEIDEEEVDFTSVVNQLKDAFGKSIAPLYIPIRENGKVIGFYDVIHGEARKYVTGGNEPMALPSEYEGEVKENTDMLAEAVAETSEELMDKYFNGEEFTKKEILSAVKKGIEECSMVPVLFGSALKNIGIKALVDAICEYFPAPNEIKQRNAYKPGTDEIIEVNTDSNGPVSIFVFKTLIDPYVGKLSYFKVMSGTLKADSTLKNIRKGEDERISRLFTMCGKKQIEVKTLSAGDIGAVNKLAITKTGDTLSDPKNQVEFEKLIFPKPALSLAVLPKEKGDEEKISSGLSKLRNEDPSFNFYNNTETHQLIISGMGEQHIDVIISKLKTRYGAEVTLAEPKVPYRETIKKKVTAEGKHKKQSGGHGQYGHVKIEFEPGMSEGLEFAEQIFGGSVPKNYFPAVEKGLLESIEHGVLAGYPVVNLKATLLDGSYHPVDSSEMAFKMAAHIAYKNGLEQANPVLLEPIGKLVVIVPDQYMGDIMGDVNKRRGRILGMNPIGNGLQEVTAEVPMAEMHKYAIDLRSMTQARGSFEFDFERYEEAPNMVAEKIIAESKK comes from the coding sequence GTGACGGTAATACCGTAATGGACTTTGACCAGGAAGAAATTAAAAGAAAAATTTCTATCAATACATCCCTTGCAAGTTTTGAGTGGAATGATTGTAAAATTAATATTATAGATACACCGGGATATTTCGATTTTGTTGGCGAAATGATTGAAGGTACATCTGTTGCTGACGGTGTTGTTATTATGGTTAGTGGTAAATCAGGAGTCCAGGTCGGAACAGAAAAAGCATGGGCAGTTGCAGAAAAAAATAATATCCCTAAAATAATATTTGTTAATGAAATTGATGAAGAAGAAGTTGATTTTACATCTGTTGTAAACCAACTTAAAGATGCATTTGGAAAATCAATTGCACCTTTATACATACCGATAAGAGAAAACGGTAAAGTAATCGGTTTTTATGATGTTATTCACGGCGAAGCAAGAAAATATGTAACAGGCGGAAACGAACCTATGGCATTACCTTCCGAATATGAAGGGGAAGTTAAGGAAAATACTGATATGTTAGCAGAAGCCGTTGCAGAAACAAGTGAAGAACTTATGGATAAATATTTTAATGGCGAAGAGTTTACTAAAAAAGAAATTCTTTCTGCTGTTAAAAAAGGTATTGAAGAATGTTCTATGGTTCCTGTACTATTTGGTTCAGCACTTAAGAATATCGGTATAAAAGCACTTGTTGATGCAATTTGTGAATATTTCCCTGCACCGAACGAAATTAAGCAAAGAAACGCTTATAAACCTGGTACAGATGAAATAATCGAAGTTAATACTGACAGTAATGGTCCTGTATCTATATTTGTATTCAAAACTTTGATTGACCCTTATGTAGGTAAATTAAGTTATTTTAAAGTTATGTCAGGAACTTTGAAAGCTGACTCAACTTTAAAGAATATAAGAAAAGGCGAAGATGAAAGAATTTCAAGATTATTTACAATGTGTGGTAAAAAGCAGATAGAAGTTAAAACACTTTCTGCCGGCGATATTGGTGCAGTAAATAAACTTGCTATTACTAAAACAGGGGATACGCTTTCTGATCCTAAAAATCAGGTTGAATTTGAAAAACTTATTTTCCCTAAACCTGCTTTATCACTTGCAGTTTTACCTAAGGAAAAAGGCGATGAAGAAAAAATCAGTTCAGGTCTTTCTAAATTAAGAAACGAAGACCCAAGTTTTAATTTCTATAATAATACTGAAACGCATCAACTTATTATTTCCGGTATGGGTGAACAACACATTGATGTTATCATAAGTAAATTGAAAACAAGATATGGTGCTGAAGTTACTTTGGCAGAACCAAAAGTTCCTTACAGAGAAACTATCAAGAAAAAAGTTACTGCTGAAGGTAAACATAAGAAACAATCAGGTGGTCATGGTCAGTATGGTCATGTTAAAATTGAATTTGAACCGGGAATGAGCGAAGGATTAGAATTTGCAGAACAAATCTTTGGCGGCAGCGTTCCTAAGAATTATTTCCCTGCAGTAGAAAAAGGACTTTTGGAAAGTATTGAGCATGGTGTACTTGCAGGTTATCCTGTTGTTAACTTGAAAGCAACTTTGTTAGATGGTTCTTACCATCCTGTTGACTCTTCCGAAATGGCATTTAAGATGGCTGCTCATATTGCATATAAGAATGGTTTGGAACAAGCAAATCCTGTTCTTTTAGAGCCAATCGGAAAACTTGTTGTTATCGTTCCTGATCAGTATATGGGAGATATAATGGGTGATGTTAATAAGAGAAGAGGAAGAATTTTAGGTATGAACCCAATCGGTAACGGACTTCAGGAAGTTACTGCAGAAGTTCCTATGGCTGAAATGCATAAGTATGCTATCGACCTTCGTTCTATGACTCAGGCAAGAGGAAGTTTCGAATTTGATTTTGAAAGATATGAAGAAGCACCAAATATGGTAGCAGAAAAAATTATTGCAGAAAGTAAAAAATAA